The Halogranum gelatinilyticum genome contains a region encoding:
- a CDS encoding RIO1 family regulatory kinase/ATPase domain-containing protein → MDFRRLLRGRVEWSRLEHVIGDLAERYDREAVHVRFLDADNWLSTPMVIDDEWFVKVISKQNSLVHALFTTGRNLGAFSSGTEGFFEHFGTPYDMARHELEATEKMRDLGINAPEPVEALELDGLGVLVLEYLPEFRSLDQLDREAERRLAPELFEHLHLMHDNGLAHGDLRAENVLIRDGEIYFIDATNVRDDGREDARSYDIACALGALEPLIGAPAAVDAALSAYTMEELLAAREFVDFVNIRPDHDFDAAQLKGEIEKRGS, encoded by the coding sequence ATGGATTTTCGTCGCCTCCTGCGGGGCCGTGTCGAGTGGTCCCGGCTGGAACACGTCATCGGCGACCTCGCCGAGCGGTACGACCGCGAGGCGGTCCACGTCCGCTTTCTCGACGCGGACAACTGGCTCTCCACCCCGATGGTCATCGACGACGAGTGGTTCGTCAAGGTCATCTCCAAACAGAACTCGCTCGTCCACGCGCTGTTCACCACCGGGCGAAACCTCGGCGCGTTCTCCAGCGGCACCGAGGGCTTCTTCGAACATTTCGGGACGCCCTACGACATGGCCCGCCACGAACTGGAGGCGACCGAGAAGATGCGCGACCTCGGTATCAACGCCCCCGAACCCGTCGAAGCCCTCGAACTCGACGGACTCGGGGTTCTCGTCCTCGAATATCTCCCGGAGTTCCGCTCGCTCGACCAACTGGACAGGGAGGCCGAACGCCGACTCGCCCCGGAACTCTTCGAGCATCTCCACCTGATGCACGACAACGGTCTGGCCCACGGCGACCTCCGCGCCGAGAACGTCCTCATCCGCGACGGCGAGATCTACTTCATCGACGCCACGAACGTCCGTGACGACGGCCGGGAGGACGCCCGCTCGTACGACATCGCCTGCGCGCTCGGCGCGCTCGAACCGCTCATCGGCGCGCCAGCCGCCGTCGACGCCGCGCTCTCCGCGTACACCATGGAGGAACTGCTCGCCGCCCGCGAGTTCGTCGACTTCGTCAACATCCGCCCGGACCACGACTTCGACGCGGCACAGTTGAAGGGCGAAATCGAGAAACGCGGCTCGTGA